The following coding sequences lie in one Synechococcus sp. CC9902 genomic window:
- the gloA gene encoding lactoylglutathione lyase: MRMLHTMLRVTDLERSLAFYTGVLGMNLLRRKDYPSGRFTLAFVGYGPETEQTVLELTHNWDADAYSLGDAYGHIALGVDDIRTTCAGIAGKGGRVVREPGPMKHGTTVIAFVEDPDGYKVELIELSSKAAV; encoded by the coding sequence ATGCGGATGCTGCACACGATGCTCCGGGTTACTGATTTAGAGCGTTCGTTGGCGTTCTATACGGGTGTTTTGGGGATGAATCTGTTGCGCCGCAAGGACTATCCCAGCGGCAGGTTCACCTTGGCGTTTGTGGGGTATGGCCCCGAAACCGAGCAGACGGTGTTGGAACTCACCCATAACTGGGATGCCGACGCTTACAGCCTTGGTGATGCTTATGGGCACATCGCTCTTGGAGTCGACGACATCCGAACCACCTGTGCGGGCATTGCTGGAAAAGGGGGTCGTGTGGTGCGTGAACCAGGGCCGATGAAGCACGGAACCACGGTGATTGCGTTTGTCGAAGATCCCGACGGTTACAAAGTGGAGTTGATCGAGCTCTCCTCCAAAGCAGCTGTTTAA
- the eno gene encoding phosphopyruvate hydratase, producing the protein MIDSLDLVIDTIVAREVLDSRGNPTVEAEVLLEGGAMGRAIVPSGASTGAHEAHELRDGGKRYMGKGVSQAVTHIEERIAPALCGLSALDQAAVDAAMLELDGSDNKSNLGANSILAVSMATARAAANGLGLPLYRYLGGPLANLLPVPLMNVINGGAHAANSLDFQEFMLVPHGAPSFREALRMGTEVFHTLKDLLNAKGMSTSVGDEGGFAPNLGNVEAGEILVEAIQKAGYKPGEQISLALDVASTEFFENGRYAFDGGSYTSAEMVGQLEQLVNQFPIVSIEDGLAEDDWEGWKLLTERLGSKVQLVGDDLFVTNTKRLQQGIDNNTANSILIKVNQIGSLTETLQAIDLAGRSGYTSVISHRSGETEDTTIADLSVATRAGQIKTGSLSRSERVAKYNQLLRIEDELGSQAVYAGAVGQGPRGKA; encoded by the coding sequence GTGATCGATTCCCTCGACCTCGTCATCGACACCATCGTGGCCCGAGAGGTGCTCGATTCCCGAGGCAATCCAACCGTCGAGGCCGAAGTGCTGCTCGAAGGCGGAGCCATGGGACGCGCCATCGTGCCAAGCGGTGCCAGCACCGGGGCCCATGAAGCCCATGAACTTCGCGATGGCGGAAAGCGATATATGGGGAAAGGTGTCAGCCAGGCTGTCACCCACATTGAAGAACGCATCGCCCCAGCTCTCTGCGGCTTATCGGCACTCGATCAAGCAGCTGTCGATGCAGCAATGCTTGAGCTGGATGGCAGCGACAACAAGTCCAACCTCGGTGCCAACTCAATCCTGGCGGTGAGCATGGCCACGGCACGGGCCGCTGCCAATGGGCTGGGTTTGCCCCTTTACCGCTATTTGGGGGGGCCGCTAGCCAATCTCTTGCCGGTGCCATTGATGAATGTGATCAATGGCGGTGCCCATGCCGCGAACAGCCTGGATTTTCAAGAGTTCATGCTGGTTCCCCACGGCGCCCCAAGCTTCCGGGAAGCGCTGCGAATGGGCACCGAGGTATTCCACACCCTGAAAGACCTGCTGAATGCCAAGGGCATGAGCACCTCCGTTGGAGATGAAGGTGGTTTCGCCCCCAACCTCGGCAACGTGGAAGCCGGCGAAATCCTGGTGGAAGCAATTCAAAAAGCGGGCTACAAACCTGGGGAACAGATCTCCTTGGCACTCGACGTCGCCAGCACCGAATTCTTCGAGAACGGTCGCTATGCCTTCGACGGTGGCAGCTACACCAGTGCAGAAATGGTGGGGCAGCTCGAACAACTGGTGAATCAATTCCCGATCGTGTCGATCGAGGACGGCCTCGCCGAAGACGACTGGGAGGGCTGGAAACTGCTCACCGAACGCCTCGGCAGCAAGGTGCAACTCGTGGGTGACGACCTATTCGTCACCAACACCAAGCGACTTCAACAAGGAATCGACAACAACACTGCAAATTCGATCCTGATCAAGGTGAACCAGATCGGTTCCCTTACCGAAACCCTGCAGGCCATTGATCTGGCGGGTCGCTCTGGCTACACCAGCGTGATCAGCCACCGCAGTGGCGAAACCGAAGACACCACCATTGCTGATCTGTCGGTTGCCACACGGGCTGGGCAAATTAAAACAGGCTCGCTCAGCCGCAGCGAACGGGTTGCCAAGTACAACCAGCTCCTGCGGATCGAAGACGAACTCGGAAGTCAAGCGGTGTATGCGGGAGCCGTAGGCCAAGGCCCGCGCGGCAAAGCCTGA
- a CDS encoding ABC1 kinase family protein yields MRRLNIAFGLQRAIRALVIWRAVLTLLVLLWWDGQSWTYRGGATRERRAERQQQRAQWLTRQLLELGSAFIKLGQLLSSRPDILPAGWVSELASLQDNVPAFSFDRVQTVLEEELGPRCAEVIDLDPQPLGAASLAQVHRASLRSGRQVVLKVQRQGLDRRFRLDLDVMQQVAAVLQRHPSWGRGRDWPAMARECRRVLLRELDFRVEAQYAARFRQQFLDDDQIRIPGVIWELSTRRVLCLDYLPGIKINDREAIVEAGIDPSEVAEIGAASYLKQLVRFGFFHADPHPGNLAVASDGALIYYDFGMMGVLSDGLRRRLGSMVRAAAARDSAALVAELQAAGLIGTEIDVGPVRRLVRVMLQDALTPPFSSNVIDKLSGDLYDLVYGQPFRLPVELIFVMRALSTFEGVGRSLDPAFSLVSIAKPYLLPLMTSSGPGTNDLFNELGRQVGALSSKAVGIPRRLDESLERLEQGDLQLQVRLGESDRQFRRMIVAQQSIGQAVLLGCLALATAIVGASSRPLWSILPAAATLPVGLGWFRMQMRMRRDQRLEQLPGSNR; encoded by the coding sequence ATGCGTCGTTTGAATATCGCGTTTGGTTTGCAGCGGGCCATCCGTGCATTGGTGATTTGGCGTGCCGTTCTCACCCTTTTGGTGTTGCTGTGGTGGGACGGCCAATCTTGGACCTACCGCGGTGGTGCCACACGGGAGCGCCGCGCTGAACGTCAGCAACAACGCGCTCAATGGCTGACCCGTCAGCTGTTGGAATTGGGGTCAGCGTTTATCAAGCTGGGGCAGCTGTTGTCCTCCAGGCCCGACATCCTTCCAGCCGGGTGGGTGAGTGAGCTGGCGTCCCTGCAAGACAATGTGCCGGCTTTCAGTTTTGATCGCGTTCAGACGGTGTTGGAGGAGGAGCTCGGCCCGCGCTGCGCCGAGGTGATTGATCTCGATCCACAACCTCTGGGTGCAGCGTCTCTTGCCCAAGTGCATCGCGCGAGCTTGCGCAGTGGTCGGCAGGTGGTGCTCAAAGTGCAACGGCAAGGGCTGGATCGCCGCTTCCGCCTCGACCTCGACGTGATGCAGCAGGTGGCGGCGGTGTTGCAGCGTCATCCCAGTTGGGGAAGGGGTCGTGATTGGCCTGCCATGGCCCGTGAGTGTCGGCGTGTGTTGTTGCGTGAGCTCGACTTCCGGGTTGAAGCGCAATATGCGGCTCGGTTTCGTCAACAGTTTCTTGACGACGACCAGATTCGTATTCCAGGGGTGATTTGGGAGTTGAGCACCCGTCGGGTGCTCTGTTTGGACTATTTGCCTGGGATCAAAATCAATGACCGCGAGGCGATCGTTGAGGCGGGCATTGATCCCTCGGAGGTGGCCGAAATCGGTGCAGCCAGTTATCTCAAACAGCTGGTGCGGTTTGGCTTTTTTCATGCCGACCCCCACCCTGGAAATCTTGCTGTCGCCAGCGACGGCGCACTCATCTATTACGACTTCGGGATGATGGGTGTGTTGTCGGATGGATTACGTCGCCGACTGGGATCGATGGTGCGCGCTGCCGCAGCCAGGGATTCCGCTGCCTTGGTGGCTGAATTGCAGGCAGCGGGATTGATCGGAACTGAGATTGATGTGGGTCCTGTTCGACGGTTGGTGCGCGTGATGCTGCAGGACGCTTTGACGCCTCCATTCAGTTCCAACGTGATCGACAAGCTGTCGGGCGACCTCTACGACCTTGTTTATGGCCAGCCCTTTCGGTTGCCAGTTGAGTTGATCTTCGTGATGCGGGCGCTTTCCACCTTTGAAGGCGTTGGCCGAAGCCTCGATCCAGCTTTTAGCCTTGTCTCGATTGCCAAGCCCTACTTACTTCCTCTGATGACGTCCAGTGGACCCGGTACGAATGATCTGTTCAATGAGCTGGGGCGCCAGGTTGGAGCCTTAAGCAGTAAGGCTGTTGGCATCCCAAGGCGCTTGGACGAAAGCTTGGAGCGTCTTGAACAGGGCGATCTCCAACTCCAGGTCCGACTCGGTGAGTCCGATCGTCAGTTCCGGCGCATGATCGTTGCGCAACAGTCGATTGGCCAAGCCGTTCTCTTGGGCTGTTTGGCTCTGGCAACGGCCATTGTTGGTGCCAGCTCTCGTCCTCTTTGGTCGATCTTGCCGGCTGCGGCAACGCTTCCTGTGGGGTTGGGCTGGTTTCGAATGCAGATGAGAATGCGGCGCGACCAGCGATTGGAACAGTTGCCTGGCTCCAACCGCTGA
- the argJ gene encoding bifunctional glutamate N-acetyltransferase/amino-acid acetyltransferase ArgJ — protein MSEVSLADAAEAMASIWSPIDGGVTAPNGFEAAGVVAGLKPSGRPDLALILAPDEAVCAGTFTTSVVRAACVDLCADRLSSQDGRTRAVLINSGQANACTGDRGLLDSQRATQAVADQLGLDHDTVLICSTGVIGVPIPMPTLLSGLGSLIAALSDSGGPAAAQAILTTDLVEKQAAVQAELGGRTVRIGGMAKGSGMIHPNMATMLGFFSCDAGMDAAIWRGMVRRAVERSFNAITVDGDTSTNDTVLAFSAGAPLAEEHHADLEAGLTQVMQQLAQAIARDGEGATCLMEVQVNGAEDEAAALRVARTICGSSLVKTAVHGRDPNWGRIVAAAGRADVAFDPEAVELWIGPHQLMDQGQPVVFDRAAASDVLRQDTVQIRLGIGEGPGMGCAWGCDLSDQYVRINADYTT, from the coding sequence ATGAGTGAAGTCTCTCTTGCCGACGCGGCCGAAGCGATGGCTTCTATTTGGTCTCCCATCGATGGTGGGGTCACGGCGCCGAACGGTTTTGAGGCGGCAGGGGTTGTGGCGGGCCTTAAGCCCTCGGGTCGCCCAGATCTGGCCTTGATCCTCGCCCCAGACGAAGCGGTGTGTGCGGGCACGTTCACCACGTCCGTGGTGCGGGCCGCCTGTGTTGACCTCTGTGCCGATCGGCTCTCCAGCCAAGACGGTCGGACTCGAGCCGTGTTGATCAACTCGGGCCAGGCCAACGCCTGCACTGGAGACCGTGGGTTGTTGGATAGTCAGCGAGCGACGCAAGCCGTTGCCGACCAGCTGGGCCTTGATCACGACACCGTGTTGATCTGCTCCACCGGTGTGATTGGTGTGCCGATACCCATGCCAACGCTGTTGTCCGGCCTGGGGTCTCTGATTGCAGCGTTGTCGGATAGCGGTGGGCCCGCTGCAGCGCAGGCGATTCTCACCACAGATCTTGTGGAGAAACAGGCGGCTGTTCAGGCTGAGTTGGGGGGGCGGACGGTGCGGATTGGCGGGATGGCTAAGGGCTCCGGAATGATTCATCCGAACATGGCCACGATGCTCGGCTTCTTCAGCTGCGATGCCGGCATGGATGCAGCAATTTGGCGTGGGATGGTGCGTCGAGCGGTTGAGCGCTCGTTCAATGCCATCACCGTGGATGGCGACACCAGCACGAACGACACGGTGTTGGCCTTCAGCGCTGGAGCGCCCTTGGCTGAGGAGCACCATGCCGATTTGGAGGCGGGCCTCACGCAGGTGATGCAGCAATTGGCGCAAGCAATTGCCCGCGATGGCGAAGGAGCCACCTGCTTGATGGAGGTTCAGGTGAATGGTGCTGAGGATGAGGCTGCGGCGTTGCGCGTGGCGCGCACGATCTGTGGGTCATCCCTTGTGAAAACAGCTGTGCATGGCCGTGATCCCAATTGGGGGCGGATCGTTGCGGCGGCCGGTCGGGCTGATGTCGCGTTCGACCCCGAAGCTGTGGAACTTTGGATTGGCCCCCATCAACTAATGGATCAGGGGCAACCGGTGGTGTTTGACCGTGCAGCGGCCAGCGATGTTCTTCGCCAGGACACCGTTCAGATCCGTCTCGGCATCGGTGAGGGGCCTGGTATGGGTTGTGCTTGGGGATGCGATTTGTCGGATCAATATGTACGCATCAACGCCGACTACACCACTTAG
- the coaE gene encoding dephospho-CoA kinase (Dephospho-CoA kinase (CoaE) performs the final step in coenzyme A biosynthesis.), whose protein sequence is MTFGDWPPQRRIGLTGGIASGKSSVAALLEKRGCPVLDADVYAREALATDTSASKAVVARYGKRVQKDGTSDIDRAELAAIVFNDPNERSWLEQLVHPIVQRRFDDALRSLPDAPIVILMIPLLFEAGLEKWCSEIWVVRCTALQQRERLMARNNCTEAEATQRIAAQWPIDIKVQRADSVINNSGRIDDLHDQLDALL, encoded by the coding sequence ATGACGTTTGGCGATTGGCCGCCCCAGAGACGCATCGGGCTCACCGGTGGCATTGCCAGCGGAAAAAGCAGTGTTGCGGCGTTACTCGAAAAACGAGGCTGTCCTGTGCTGGATGCAGATGTCTATGCACGCGAGGCACTCGCAACAGACACGTCTGCGAGCAAGGCTGTTGTGGCGCGCTACGGCAAACGCGTCCAAAAGGATGGAACGTCAGACATCGACCGCGCTGAACTCGCCGCAATTGTGTTCAACGATCCAAACGAACGGAGCTGGCTGGAACAACTCGTGCATCCGATTGTGCAGCGACGTTTTGATGACGCACTTCGATCGTTGCCAGACGCCCCGATCGTGATCCTGATGATTCCACTCCTATTTGAAGCCGGCCTTGAAAAGTGGTGCAGCGAAATTTGGGTGGTCCGCTGTACGGCGCTCCAGCAAAGAGAACGCTTGATGGCACGAAACAACTGCACGGAAGCCGAAGCCACACAACGCATCGCGGCGCAATGGCCGATCGACATCAAGGTGCAACGCGCTGATTCTGTTATTAACAACAGCGGTCGGATCGACGACCTACACGATCAACTTGATGCACTGCTTTAA
- a CDS encoding prolyl hydroxylase family protein: protein MTSTRAIPKAWRQWLIHNRDRGCARQEIVDRAVAQGYSLVAINAVLETPAQHGAALISSDGLKPPAWLQWFNAPITDSQHRPRAVRVETPHAQLYELPSLLSSLECQELIEAINSALLPSTVTRGSNDYRTSRTCHLRHNHPVLSRRLDQRFADLLGVDPRFSEPIQGQRYDPGEYFKQHTDWFSPGTKEFDHNTRNGGQRTWTVMVYLNAVESGGETWFQHLDQRFTPRPGLGLAWNNLQEDGTPNRNTLHEAIPVAVGSKWVITKWFRERTGRNG, encoded by the coding sequence ATGACGTCTACCCGCGCCATTCCGAAGGCCTGGCGCCAGTGGCTCATTCACAACCGTGATCGTGGATGTGCGCGTCAGGAGATTGTTGACCGCGCCGTCGCCCAGGGATATTCCTTGGTGGCGATCAATGCTGTGCTCGAGACCCCTGCTCAGCACGGAGCTGCACTGATCTCGTCCGATGGGTTGAAGCCGCCAGCGTGGTTGCAGTGGTTCAACGCGCCGATCACGGATTCGCAGCATCGGCCCCGTGCTGTTCGTGTGGAAACCCCCCACGCCCAGCTGTATGAACTGCCGTCTTTGCTGTCGTCTCTGGAATGCCAAGAGTTGATTGAGGCGATCAACTCGGCGTTATTGCCGTCCACTGTGACCCGTGGCAGCAACGACTACCGCACCAGTCGCACGTGCCATCTGCGTCATAACCATCCCGTGCTGTCTCGCCGCTTGGATCAACGCTTTGCGGATTTGTTGGGGGTTGATCCACGCTTTTCGGAACCCATTCAGGGGCAGCGATATGACCCGGGTGAGTATTTCAAGCAACACACTGATTGGTTCTCACCTGGCACGAAAGAGTTTGATCACAACACCAGGAATGGTGGGCAGCGAACCTGGACGGTGATGGTGTATCTCAATGCCGTGGAATCGGGCGGTGAGACGTGGTTTCAACATCTGGATCAACGTTTTACGCCGCGACCGGGTTTGGGTTTGGCTTGGAACAATCTTCAAGAAGATGGAACCCCAAACCGGAACACATTGCATGAAGCCATTCCGGTTGCTGTTGGAAGCAAATGGGTGATTACAAAGTGGTTCCGAGAAAGGACGGGGCGAAATGGTTAG
- the gatB gene encoding Asp-tRNA(Asn)/Glu-tRNA(Gln) amidotransferase subunit GatB: MADAATQLPWEAVIGLETHVQLGTDSKIFTAASTTFGDEPNTHIDPVVCGLPGTLPVLNQKVLEYAVKAAMALNLNIAEHSKFDRKQYFYPDLPKNYQISQFDQPIAEEGWIEVEVAEKGKDTYLKTIGIERLHMEEDAGKLVHAGSDRLAGSTHSLVDYNRAGVALAEIVSKPDLRTGREAAEYASEIRRIMRYLGVSDGNMQEGSLRCDVNISVRRGPDAPFGTKVEIKNMNSFSAIQKAVDYEIKRQVKAYETGEPVVQETRLWDEGKQLTKSMRSKEGASDYRYFPDPDLGPIEVSPEQREGWRAELPELPAAKRHRYADDLGLSQYDARVLTDERQMADYFEAVVTAGADAKLSANWITGDLAAYVNSNRLSFAALPFRPEQLSEMVQLIDGGKISGKIAKEILPELLEKGGSPKAIVDERGLGMISDPAAIEAIVDELLGAHPEEVEAFRGGKTKLQGFFVGQLMKKTGGKADPKLANQILSQKLKGG, from the coding sequence ATGGCCGACGCAGCAACCCAACTCCCCTGGGAGGCCGTTATTGGTCTTGAGACCCACGTGCAGTTAGGCACGGACAGCAAAATTTTTACGGCGGCATCAACCACCTTTGGCGACGAGCCCAACACGCATATCGACCCCGTGGTGTGCGGCCTGCCGGGCACTTTGCCAGTGCTGAACCAGAAGGTTCTCGAGTACGCCGTGAAGGCAGCGATGGCCCTGAATTTGAACATCGCAGAGCACAGCAAATTCGATCGAAAACAATATTTTTATCCCGATCTACCCAAGAACTACCAGATCTCTCAGTTCGACCAACCGATTGCCGAAGAGGGTTGGATTGAGGTGGAGGTGGCCGAGAAAGGGAAAGACACCTACCTCAAAACGATTGGGATCGAACGGCTTCATATGGAGGAAGACGCGGGCAAGCTTGTGCACGCCGGCAGTGATCGCCTGGCTGGTTCGACCCATTCGCTAGTGGATTACAACCGTGCTGGCGTGGCCTTAGCCGAAATCGTCAGCAAGCCCGACCTGCGCACAGGCCGTGAAGCTGCTGAATATGCCTCTGAAATTCGGCGGATCATGCGCTACCTGGGCGTGAGCGACGGAAACATGCAGGAGGGCTCGCTTCGCTGCGACGTCAATATTTCGGTGCGTCGAGGTCCAGATGCTCCCTTTGGCACAAAGGTAGAGATCAAGAATATGAATTCCTTCTCCGCCATCCAGAAGGCTGTTGATTACGAGATCAAACGCCAGGTGAAGGCCTATGAGACGGGGGAGCCCGTAGTGCAAGAAACCCGCCTTTGGGATGAAGGTAAGCAGCTCACGAAGAGCATGCGCAGCAAGGAGGGCGCAAGTGATTACCGCTATTTCCCCGACCCCGATCTCGGTCCGATTGAAGTCAGTCCCGAACAGCGTGAGGGTTGGCGGGCTGAATTGCCTGAGCTACCTGCGGCGAAGCGTCATCGCTATGCCGACGACTTGGGCTTGTCCCAATACGACGCCCGGGTGCTCACGGATGAGCGCCAGATGGCGGATTACTTCGAGGCGGTGGTGACTGCTGGAGCTGACGCCAAGCTCTCAGCGAATTGGATCACCGGTGATCTTGCGGCTTACGTCAACAGCAATCGCCTCAGTTTTGCGGCATTGCCGTTCCGTCCGGAGCAGTTATCGGAAATGGTTCAGCTCATTGATGGCGGAAAAATCAGCGGAAAAATCGCCAAGGAAATCCTGCCGGAACTGTTGGAGAAGGGCGGATCACCCAAGGCGATTGTTGATGAACGCGGCCTTGGAATGATTAGCGACCCGGCGGCGATCGAAGCAATTGTCGATGAGCTGTTGGGCGCCCATCCAGAGGAGGTTGAGGCGTTCCGTGGCGGTAAAACCAAACTGCAAGGCTTCTTTGTGGGGCAACTGATGAAGAAGACAGGTGGCAAGGCGGATCCAAAGCTGGCGAATCAAATCTTGAGCCAGAAACTCAAGGGAGGATGA
- the thiO gene encoding glycine oxidase ThiO, whose protein sequence is MTTPPPIVVLGGGLMGLAIAHQLARRGHAVRVISRNRNEAAGFVAAGMLAPHAEGLSGQLLTLGQHSLALIPQWVAQIEHDSGLTCGLRMSGIVVPFATEDDSRRYPTAALGQSLTRKALEQEVPGLAPRWQAGLLFEQDGQIDNRRQLMRALEKACVSLGVQFLEGAEVQTLSRHSDSQELQQITLRTAEGEVQHHPCRMAVLCSGAWSQKLVPELPVFPVKGQMLSLQGPRKALKRVIFGPGTYLVPREDGLIVVGATSERSAGFTAGLTPDGQAQLQAGIQDLLPMAGTWPPMERWWGFRPCTPDEGPLLGPGPIRGLWLACGHHRNGVLLAAITADLLATAMTGERPDAADEDLLKAFHWERFQDSQ, encoded by the coding sequence ATGACCACACCACCACCGATTGTCGTGCTGGGCGGAGGGTTGATGGGCCTGGCGATCGCCCATCAATTGGCCCGTCGTGGCCATGCAGTCCGCGTGATCAGCCGCAATCGGAATGAAGCCGCAGGCTTCGTGGCGGCGGGAATGCTGGCACCCCACGCAGAAGGACTGAGCGGCCAGTTGTTGACGTTGGGGCAGCACAGCCTTGCGCTGATCCCACAATGGGTCGCCCAGATCGAACACGACAGCGGGCTCACCTGTGGCTTACGGATGAGTGGAATTGTGGTGCCGTTCGCTACGGAGGACGACAGCAGGCGCTACCCGACGGCCGCCCTTGGGCAGTCGCTCACCCGTAAGGCTCTGGAGCAGGAAGTGCCTGGATTAGCCCCGCGTTGGCAAGCGGGGCTGCTGTTCGAGCAGGACGGTCAGATCGACAACCGCCGTCAATTGATGCGGGCCCTGGAAAAGGCCTGCGTGTCCCTTGGCGTGCAGTTCCTGGAAGGAGCCGAGGTGCAAACCCTCAGTCGCCACAGCGACAGCCAAGAGCTCCAGCAGATCACCTTGCGCACCGCCGAAGGAGAGGTGCAGCATCATCCCTGCCGAATGGCGGTTTTATGCAGCGGCGCTTGGAGCCAAAAACTGGTCCCAGAGCTTCCGGTCTTCCCAGTGAAAGGCCAAATGCTTTCCCTACAAGGGCCTCGCAAAGCACTGAAGCGCGTGATTTTTGGACCCGGCACCTATTTGGTGCCGCGGGAAGACGGTCTGATTGTGGTTGGGGCCACCAGTGAGCGCAGCGCCGGGTTTACGGCTGGACTGACACCAGATGGACAAGCACAGCTTCAAGCCGGAATCCAAGACCTCCTACCCATGGCGGGAACCTGGCCACCGATGGAGCGTTGGTGGGGATTTCGACCGTGCACCCCCGACGAAGGACCCTTGCTTGGTCCAGGACCGATCCGTGGACTCTGGCTGGCCTGCGGACACCATCGCAATGGTGTGCTGTTGGCGGCCATCACAGCTGATTTACTGGCCACTGCAATGACAGGCGAGCGGCCTGATGCCGCTGACGAGGACCTACTCAAAGCATTCCATTGGGAGCGGTTTCAGGACTCCCAATAA
- the ndk gene encoding nucleoside-diphosphate kinase codes for MAERTFVAIKPDGVQRGLVGEILGRFERKGFKLVGLKQITPSRALAEEHYGVHKERPFFAGLVGFITSGPVVAMVWEGDGVIASARKLIGATKPLESEPGTIRGDLAVNIGRNVIHGSDAPETAEFEIGLWFQPSELNDWSPSDQAWRVED; via the coding sequence ATGGCTGAACGCACTTTCGTCGCCATTAAGCCTGATGGTGTCCAACGCGGCCTGGTCGGCGAGATCTTGGGTCGTTTTGAGCGCAAGGGATTCAAGTTGGTGGGCTTGAAGCAGATCACCCCCAGTCGTGCCCTGGCGGAGGAGCACTACGGCGTTCACAAGGAGCGTCCTTTCTTCGCTGGTTTGGTGGGCTTCATCACGTCAGGTCCGGTGGTTGCAATGGTTTGGGAAGGCGATGGCGTAATTGCTAGTGCCCGCAAGCTGATTGGTGCCACAAAGCCTTTGGAGTCTGAGCCCGGCACCATCCGTGGCGATTTGGCCGTGAATATTGGTCGCAATGTGATCCATGGATCCGATGCTCCAGAAACCGCAGAGTTCGAGATCGGTCTTTGGTTCCAGCCTTCTGAACTGAACGACTGGAGCCCTTCGGATCAAGCCTGGCGCGTTGAAGACTGA